Proteins encoded together in one Zonotrichia leucophrys gambelii isolate GWCS_2022_RI chromosome 1, RI_Zleu_2.0, whole genome shotgun sequence window:
- the RSPH1 gene encoding radial spoke head 1 homolog, whose product MSDLGSEDAESGEAEKDIGEYEGDRDGEGRRHGLGKARLPNGDTYEGQYEHGLRSGHGTYRFKNGALYTGDYLENKKHGKGVFFYPDGSKYAGDWVHDQRQGYGEYLYANGDTYTGEWANNKRHGQGTYVYKETGSKYVGCWVNGIQNGPAELIHLNHRFKGRFLNGKPLGRGKFIFDIGCEQHGEYIQPVQEKEEEDEDEPPLPLEPIWKVSEITKLTPWSPDDEELLVPKEAEGGEAEEGEIPSALDAEEGGDHPEGDAGEEGEEKREEEVNQDEEDQEITDFGG is encoded by the exons ATGTCGGACCTGGGCTCCGAGGACGCCGAGTCCGGGGAGGCCGAGAAAGACATCGGG GAGTACGAGGGCGATCGCGATGGCGAAGGGCGGCGGCACGGGCTCGGCAAGGCGCGGCTGCCCAATGGTGACACCTACGAGGGGCAGTACGAGCACGGTCTGAGGAGTGGGCAT GGGACATACAGGTTTAAAAACGGTGCTCTCTACACTGGGGACTACCTTGAGAACAAAAAGCATGGTAAAGGTGTCTTTTTTTATCCAGATGGATCGAAATATGCAG GAGACTGGGTGCATGACCAGAGACAGGGCTATGGAGAATATCTGTATGCAAATGGAGACACCTATACTGGAGAATGGGCGAACAACAAGAG GCATGGGCAAGGCACATATGTCTATAAAGAGACAGGATCTAAGTATGTTGGTTGTTGGGTAAATGGAATCCAGAATGGACCAGCTGAACTTATCCACCTAAACCACAGATTTAAGGGCAGGTTTCTCAATGGAAAG CCTTTAGGTCGTGGCAAATTCATCTTTGATATTGGATGTGAGCAGCATGGTGAATACATACAACCAGTGCAG gaaaaagaggaggaagatgaggatgaaCCACCTTTACCTCTTGAACCAATTTGGAAAGTATCAGAAATTACCAAATTAACACCCTGGTCTCCTGATGATGAGGAGCTGCTAGTCCCCAAGGAAGCTGAAGGTGGAGAAGCTGAAGAGGGGGAAATTCCATCAGCTCTAG ATGCTGAGGAGGGTGGGGATCACCCAGAAGGTGATGCAGGAGAGGAAGgtgaggaaaagagagaggaagaagtaAATCAAGATGAGGAGGATCAAG AAATTACTGATTTTGGAGGATGA